The following proteins are co-located in the Trichomycterus rosablanca isolate fTriRos1 chromosome 14, fTriRos1.hap1, whole genome shotgun sequence genome:
- the LOC134325909 gene encoding zinc finger protein 502-like — QRIHTGEKPYHCSECGKSFTTQSNLKQHQRIHTGEKPYHCSECGKSFTTQSHLQQHQRIHTGVKPYHCSECGKSFAYSNALKVHQHVHTEEKPYHCSECGRSFTQSSALKVHQRIHTGEKPYHCSECGKSFAQQVNLQKHQRIHTGEKPYYCSECGKSFAEHGTLQKHQRIHTGEQPYHCSECGKSFAEHGTLQKHQRIHTGEKPYNCTECGKSFAEHGTLQKHQRIHTGEKPYYCSECGKIFAHENNLKQHQRIHIEKLHHC, encoded by the coding sequence cagcgcattcacacaggagagaaaccatatcactgctcagagtgtgggaagagttttactacgcagagtaatctcaaacaacaccagcgcattcacacaggagagaagccatatcactgctcagagtgtgggaagagttttactacgcagagtcatctccaacaacaccagcgtattcataCAGGAgtgaagccatatcactgctcagagtgtgggaagagttttgcttacagtaatgctcttaaagtacaccagcatgTTCACACagaagagaaaccatatcactgctcagaatgtggaaggagttttactcaaagtagtgcccttaaagtacaccagcgtattcacacaggagagaagccgtatcactgctcagagtgtggaaagagttttgctcaacaagttaacctccaaaaacaccagcgtattcacacaggagagaagccatattactgctcagagtgtggaaagagttttgctgaacatggtacccttcaaaaacaccagcgtattcacacaggagagcagccatatcactgctcagagtgtggaaagagttttgctgaacatggtacccttcaaaaacaccagcgtattcacacaggagagaaaccatataactgcactgagtgtggaaaaagttttgctgaacatggtacccttcaaaaacaccagcgtattcacacaggagagaaaccatattactgctcagagtgtggaaagatttttgctcatgaaaataatctcaaacagcatcagcgtattcacatagagaaactacatcactgttaa
- the LOC134326314 gene encoding LOW QUALITY PROTEIN: gastrula zinc finger protein XlCGF49.1-like (The sequence of the model RefSeq protein was modified relative to this genomic sequence to represent the inferred CDS: substituted 1 base at 1 genomic stop codon) — translation QRIHTGEKPYHCSECGKSFTTQSHLQRHQRIHTGEKPYHCSECGKSFAKQGTLQKHQRIHTGEKPYHCLECGSSFSQQNTLQKHQRIHTGEKPYHCSECGKSFAQQGNLQKHQRIHTGEKPHNCTECGKNFTQSSALKVHQRVHTGEKPFHCSECGKSFAQQVNLQKHQRIHTEEKPYHCSVCGKIFAHENNLKRHQHIHIEKLHHCXECGKYFIAHCVLQQHQRIHTGETESDAAPTPYKERLRKAKPQTLSEEIAQNKVNAF, via the exons cagcgtattcacacaggagagaagccatatcactgctcagagtgtgggaagagttttactacgcaaagtcatctccaacgacaccagcgcattcacacaggagagaagccatatcactgctcagagtgtgggaagagctttgcTAAACagggtacccttcaaaaacaccagcgcattcatacaggagagaagccatatcactgcttagagtgtggaagcAGTTTTTCTCAACAGAATAcgctccaaaaacaccagcgcattcacacaggagagaagccatatcactgctcagagtgtggaaagagttttgctcaacagggtaaccttcaaaaacaccagcgtattcacacaggagagaaaccgcataactgcactgagtgtggaaagaattttactcaaagtagtgccctaaaagtacaccagcgtgttcacacaggagagaaaccgtttcactgctcagagtgtggaaagagttttgctcaacaggttaacctccaaaaacaccagcgtattcacacagaagagaaaccgtatcactgctcagtgtgtggaaagatttttgctcatgaaaataatctcaaacggcatcagcatattcacatagaaaaactacatcactgttaagagtgtgggaagtattttattgcacattgtgttctccaacaacaccagcgcattcacacaggagaga CTGAGAGTGACGCTGCGCCTACGCCTTATAAGGAGCGTTTAAGGAAAGCGAAACCTCAGACACTGTCCGAAGAAATCGCGCAGAATAAGGTAAACGCCTTTTAA